From Cannabis sativa cultivar Pink pepper isolate KNU-18-1 chromosome 8, ASM2916894v1, whole genome shotgun sequence, a single genomic window includes:
- the LOC115698882 gene encoding patatin-like protein 2 yields the protein MERVRSFLQSPTYGNVITVLSIDGGGIRGIIPATILAFLESELQKVEEDENARLADYFDVIAGTSTGGLISAMLAAPNHDDDDDDRPMFSAKDIIDFYLQHSPLIFPQNHRCSFGGIIQSIKSLMGPKYDGKYLHKLLKEKLGDLRLHQTLTNLIIPTFDIKRLQPTVFSTYEVKRNSSLDAKLSDICIGTSAAPTYLPAHSFQTQTPNGQLREFHLIDGGVLANNPALVAINEVSKEIFQGNLDFFPIKPMEFGRFLVISIGTGSAKSEEKYRADEAAKWGVLGWLSSHNSTPLVDIFTQASSDLADIFLSTVFQALHSEKNYLRIQDDTLGDKESSMDNATKENLDKLVRIGEDLLQKPVSMVNLETGIYSPKHGTTNGEALKRVAQMLYRERKTREARSPMPKLKKGVKAHDIPRDSKYILKL from the exons ATGGAGAGAGTGAGATCGTTTCTACAATCTCCTACGTATGGAAATGTGATAACTGTTCTTAGCATCGACGGTGGTGGAATAAGAGGAATTATTCCAGCAACTATTCTTGCCTTCTTAGAATCTGAACTTCag AAAGTGGAGGAAGATGAAAATGCTAGGCTGGCagattattttgatgtaattgcTGGAACAAGCACAGGTGGACTTATTAGTGCTATGCTTGCTGCTCCAAaccatgatgatgatgatgatgataggcCAATGTTTTCTGCTAAAGATATCATTGACTTCTACCTTCAACACTCTCCTCTAATCTTCCCTCAAAATCAtag ATGTTCATTTGGTGGGATAATCCAATCAATTAAATCACTAATGGGACCAAAATATGATGGGAAGTATTTGCATAAACTTCTCAAAGAAAAATTAGGTGATCTGAGGTTACACCAAACACTCACTAATCTCATAATTCCAACATTTGATATCAAACGTCTCCAACCTACTGTCTTCTCTACCTATGag GTAAAAAGAAACTCAAGCCTAGATGCTAAGTTATCAGATATTTGTATTGGAACCTCAGCTGCACCAACATATCTTCCTGCTCATTCTTTTCAAACCCAAACCCCAAATGGTCAACTCAGAGAATTTCATCTTATTGATGGTGGTGTTCTTGCCAATAATCCG GCATTGGTTGCTATAAATGAAGTGTCTAAAGAAATTTTCCAAGGAAATCTGGACTTCTTTCCAATCAAGCCGATGGAGTTCGGCCGATTTTTGGTGATATCGATAGGAACAGGTTCAGCTAAATCAGAAGAGAAATACAGAGCTGATGAGGCTGCAAAATGGGGTGTTTTGGGATGGTTAAGTAGTCACAACTCTACTCCCTTGGTCGATATTTTCACTCAAGCTAGTAGCGATTTAGCCGATATCTTTCTTTCTACAGTTTTTCAAGCTCTCCATTCTGAGAAAAATTACCTTCGAATCCag GATGACACACTAGGTGATAAGGAATCTTCAATGGATAATGCTACCAAAGAAAACCTAGACAAGCTTGTGAGAATTGGAGAAGATCTGTTGCAAAAACCTGTTTCAATGGTCAACTTGGAAACTGGTATCTATTCTCCTAAACATGGAACTACAAATGGAGAAGCTCTTAAaag GGTTGCTCAAATGCTTTACCGGGAGAGAAAGACTCGTGAAGCTAGATCACCTATGCCAAAGCTAAAAAAGGGAGTTAAAGCTCATGATATTCCACGTGAcagtaaatatattttaaaattataa
- the LOC115698830 gene encoding GDSL esterase/lipase At5g22810, with protein MLYKMGSESYCLAIFGTIVFVILCLVEGQPLVPALFIFGDSVVDVGNNNQIPTIIRANFPPYGRDFIGRRPTGRFSNGKLTTDFTAEMLGFSAYPPAYLSRRAVGRNLLIGANFASASSGYFDVTANLYHSIPLSRQVEYYRDYQGKVVSMVGSANASSIFSGGIYLISAGSSDFLQNYYINPLLHNTYTIDQFFNILFENLAQFVEEVYGMGARKIGVTTLPPMGCLPAAITIFGSGSNQCVERINNDAISFNTRLNITIQNLINRFSGLNLVVLDTYTTLRNIISQPSTNGFSEVRRGCCGSGYLETSVLCNLRAMGTCTNASEYVFWDAYHPSEAANKILANALLNQGLSLI; from the exons atgttATATAAAATGGGTTCTGAAAGTTACTGTTTGGCCATTTTTGGTACAattgtttttgttattttgtgttTGGTTGAAGGGCAACCCTTAGTTCCAGCTCTGTTTATATTCGGAGATTCAGTGGTTGATGTCGGTAATAACAACCAAATTCCGACCATTATTAGGGCAAATTTCCCTCCTTATGGTAGGGATTTCATAGGTCGTAGGCCCACTGGTCGATTTTCTAATGGAAAGTTAACCACCGATTTTACAG CTGAAATGCTTGGGTTCAGTGCATACCCACCAGCTTATCTTAGCAGAAGAGCTGTTGGAAGAAACCTATTGATTGGGGCCAACTTTGCTTCAGCTTCTTCTGGCTATTTTGATGTTACAGCAAAtctatat catTCAATTCCTCTATCGAGACAAGTAGAATACTATAGAGATTACCAAGGAAAGGTTGTGTCTATGGTGGGTTCTGCCAATGCTTCATCCATTTTTTCGGGTGGAATTTACCTAATTAGCGCTGGTAGCAGTGATTTTCTCCAAAATTACTATATCAACCCTCTTCTTCATAACACTTACACTATCGACCAATTTTTCAACATTCTCTTCGAAAACTTAGCACAATTTGTTGAG gAGGTATATGGCATGGGAGCAAGAAAGATTGGAGTTACAACATTGCCACCAATGGGTTGTCTACCGGCCGCGATTACAATATTTGGCTCAGGAAGTAATCAGTGTGTCGAAAGAATAAACAACGACGCTATTTCCTTCAACACAAGACTAAATATTACAATTCAAAACTTGATAAATAGATTCTCTGGTCTCAACTTGGTTGTCTTGGATACTTACACGACTCTTCGTAACATTATTTCACAACCTTCTACAAATG GTTTTTCTGAAGTAAGGAGAGGGTGTTGTGGATCAGGGTATTTAGAAACATCAGTTCTATGCAATCTTAGGGCAATGGGGACATGTACCAATGCATCTGAGTATGTATTTTGGGATGCTTATCACCCTTCTGAGGCAGCCAATAAAATTCTTGCTAATGCTTTGCTCAATCAAGGTCTTTCCctcatctaa